The Methyloprofundus sedimenti genome contains the following window.
CAAATCATCAATATCAATGGTGCGATGGCGTAATAGCCGCAACTGTCACTCTATGCTTTGAACAGAAATCTACCCAACCGAACACAGGTTCCCGATAAATACAACAAGGAAATGACAGGGTATTTATATGGAAAGGAATAATAATACAATAATGAATAACACTCAACAAAACCACTACGAAGCATTAGTCATCGGCGGGGGACCTGCAGGAACAACCATTGCCAGCTTACTCGCTGACAAAGGGCATGCGATATGTTTGCTGGAAAAGGCACATCACCCGCGTTTTCATATTGGCGAATCCTTATTGCCGATGAATTTGCCCATTTTAGAAAAACTTGGTGTGCTCGAACAAATCGACGCTATTGGTATGAAAAAATACGCAGCTGAATTCAACTCTCTCGAAACTTCTCTAGCCAGGGATACGTTCTATTTTGCTAAAGCGGCAAACAAAAACCACCCTTTTGCATATCAGGTCAGGCGTTCTGAGTTTGATGAGATCTTATTTAGAAATTGCCAAAAAAAAGGGGTCACCGCTCTCGAAGGAATGACCGTAACAGACATAGATCTGGATAGTTCACTTAAAAAGATTAAAGCAACCGATGCTCAAGGCAAACTGCATGAATTTACAGCTGGTTATCTGATTGACGCTTCAGGACGTGATACCGTTCTGGCGCAACAACTGAACAGCAAACAAAAAAATCCAAAACATAAAATGGCTGCTATTTATGGACATTTCCGTAATGTTGCACGCAGAACGGGTAAAGATGAAGGCAATATCAGTATTTACTGGTTTCAACATGGCTGGATATGGCTGATTCCGCTAAAAGATGGCCTGATGAGTATTGGTTGTGTTTGTTGGCCTGCGTATTTAAAAACTCGCCAAACATCCTTAGACCTTTTTTTACATCAAACCTTAGAGTGTGTACCTGAAATAAGATTGCGCATGCAAGGTGCTCTACTTGATGGTGAAGCTCAGGCAACAGGCAATTATTCTTATCAATCCAGCATCATGTCAGGCAGTGGTTTTTTATTGATTGGCGATGCCTATGCTTTTGTAGACCCGGTTTTTTCCAGTGGCGTTTATTTAGCAATGCAAAGCGCCTCTAACGGAGCAGAGCTGGTGGATCAGCTGCTCAAAAAAAGCCCTCAAGGCAAACAACTAACAACCCGGTTTGAAGATTCTGTAGCAGAAGAAATCAATGCCTTTTGCTGGTTTATTTATCGTTTTAATAGCCCGGCTTTACACAAGTTATTAATGTCATCTGATGAGGCCAGCCAGCACCCTGTTAAACAAAAGTTGAAATCAGCCGTTATCTCCGTTTTAGCTGGAGATGCTTATAATGCGCAGATTAAACTGCCCTTACTGGCGTTTAAATTGCTTTATTTCATTAATAAACTCAACCAATATAAACAAAATCGCGCATTTACTCTATTTAAAAAACAGCAAATGGGGGAGTAGGCTTTAGCCTACACGAGTCGTTATCTTTTTAAATGTGCCAATACGTGTAGGCTATAGTCTACTCCCCTAACTTTCGTAAATACCATAAAAGCGTTGCTGTGCATCTTTTAAATCAGCCTTAACTGCATTGTTTCTTATATAGTTATAAGTGAGTACAAAATGTCGCTCATCGCGGATTACTTTATCAAAATAATCTCTTTCCCATAGTTTTCCATGCCTTGCCAGATATTTATTTACCAATAATGCTGATCCGCCCTTTATTCTTTTCGGCTCTTCCCGACTTCGCGGGGTAGTCACTATATGTAGTATATTGCTATTTGATTATTTAGGTGCAGGCTGGGTATGATAGCCATCTTTTTAGACGGCAAACTTTAAATAAATGAACCCGATATTGTTACAAATTCCTTTGGATTTACCCGATGTGCAAATAGAGGCATTTGATACTGAGTCTAAAAAAGGAATTATTATTAAAGTCCAAAGTACATGCAAAGGCACAACTTGTCGGCAATGCCATCAGCCTATCGATAAGTTTTATGGCTATGGCAAAGAAATTACGTTACGCCATTTACCGATCTTTGAACAGTCCGTCTGGATTAAGATCAAACCGAAGCGTTACCAATGCCCTTATTGTGATCAAGGCCCGACAACCACTCAGCGCTGTAGTTGGTATGATCAAAAAAGCCCACATACTAAAGCCTATGAACAGTGGATATTGCGCGACCTAATCAATAGCACAATAACCGACATCAGTATCAAACGTGGCATTAATGAAGCGGCTGTTGAAGGCATTATTAATCGTTATATTCGTCAAGAAGTGGATTGGGAGACAATAAAAAGCCTGCCATTACTTGGACTTGATGAGATTGCGTTAAAAAAAGGACATAAAGATTTTGTTGTTATCATTTCAGGGATCAATGAAGGCGGAGAAAAATGCATTTTGGCCGTATTGCCAAATCGCAAAAAGGAAACAGTAAAAATATTTCTACAAAGCATTCCCGTGGAAATTAAAAGAACAATACAACGTGCCTGCGTTGATATGTATGACGGCTACAGTAATGCAGTGTATGAGGAACTTTATGGCGTTGAGGTTGTGGTTGATCGATTCCATGTGACCAAAAGCTATCGAGCCTGTGCAGACAACGCAAGAATAAAAGAGATGAAAACACTGAAAAAGACGCTTTCTAGTGAGGATTATGCCCAACTGAAAGGCGTGATGTGGTTATTCCGAAAATCACTCTGGGACTTGAATGAAGAGCAACAAATTAAATTAATACAACTCTTTAATTATGCGCCAGAGCTTAAGCAAATTTATATTTATCGGGAAGCATTGACGGGTATTTTTAACCGACCTTTAAGTAAAAGTCAGGCAGAAGCTGAGCTAAATTCATGGGTCGAGCAGGTTAGAAATCTGAAGTTGGACTGTTTCAACTCATTTATAGTGACCTTACAAAACTGGCAGCATGAAATCACTAATTATTTTCTTCGCCGTGAAACCAGTGGTTTTGTAGAAGGACTGAATAACAAAATTAAGGTGATCAAAAGACGTTGCTATGGCATTTATGATATAGGGCGTTTATTTCAGCATATTTGGCTTGATGTCGAAGGCCGACGTTTATTCGGATATGCTTAACACTATATGTTGTGGTCACCCCGCGAAATCGGGAAGAGCCTTCTTTTCATTATTTCTTTCAGTTGTTGGTTTTTCTGAAACAACAAATGTATATGATTTGGCATAATACTGTATGCAATTAACCTATAAAATTCAGGATCTAACTGTTTTAGGTGACTAAAAATAATATTAATCGCATCACCATTTAGATAACAACCTTTATTTGATTGATCACAGTAGCTATCAATGTTCATTTGTTTTTACGAGATGCTTAAATCGGGTGTTTGATTAACTCGATGTAAATAATCATCAACACTATCATGCGTACGAAAAGTAACGAACTGAATAACATTTAACTTATTATAGTGATTTAAAACCTTTTTATTCATGCATACCTTTGGGGAATAGCTTTAGCCTGCACGAGTCGTTATCTTTTTAAATGTGTCTATACGTTTAGGCTAAAGCCTACTCCCCGAATGCAGCAAAAATATCCTGCAAATGCTTAGTGCTAACCTCCTGCATTTCAGGCGCATGCTTTTTTAATTCAGGAAATGACCGCGTTGCTTCAGTTGTAATTTCATTTGCCAGCTGCTTAATAAATGCCATGTTCTTATTCAGCTGTTGCTGCAATTCTGCATCACTCTGCTGCTTATGCAAATCCTTATTCAGTTGCTGTATAAACTCGATCCGACTGTAATTCAAAAAAATGTCACTCATATCCTGTGTCGATAAATCTGTCTCGGCCCAGTGACGGAATAGACCTTGCATTTGGGAATTCAGCTGATATATCTGCTGCAGGGTGATTGATGCAGATTGCATAAACTCCAGGTCAGTTAATTTATTGCTGAAAAATAATAACGCGATCCCGCTCCAATAAAGAGTGAAGTCCCAGATAACTTTTATTGTCATCACCCTGGCATTCCCCATAATAGGATATTGATCTGCATAAACAGGACCGAATGCTATAAACATGATACGAAATAGTTTCTCATACGTCTCTGTTGCTAAAGTAATGTCTTCTCCCGCATACTGTTTAACAATCAGTTCAGTAATAAAACTGTTATTCATGGCAATAAAATCACTACCTGGCGAGTAAAATGGATCAAGAAAAACACCAGCATCACCCGTAATGGCCCAGCCATCCGCTGAAAACATTTTTTTGCAATTATATGAATAATGTTTCAAGGTGAGAAAATCCTGCAACTGATCCAAATGCTGATCAATAATCGCGGCAAATTGAGGTTCATGTTTTTCCAGCCACACTATTGCTCGCTCAAAGGTATTGAATTCAGCATAAGGGTGAATATTAGGGTCTGCCACAATACCTATGCTGGTTGCACCTGATGAGAGAGGAATAATCCAGACCCAGTAGCCTTTGCCTAGTAAGTGATTGGTACTCAACCACCGGGGTTCTTTTACCCGATCTTGCCATTGTTGTTCGGACGTCCACTCATCCACCTTGATCACATGATTGATTCTAAACCAGGAGGCATTAACATCATGATATGCAGGTTTTGCAAGTTTCAATTTTCTCTTCAACACGCCCATGCGCCCGCTTGCATCGATCAACCATTTGCTGTGAACGGAGCTTTCCTGCCCATTCTGTAAAAGCGTAATTTGATGATTATATTTACCTACAGAAATATCTTTTATTTTACAGCTATCCTGAAAATCAATACCCAGAGAGAGACATCGCTTGATTAATGCATTCTCAAATCGTCCTCTATCTATTTGATAGCTTTTTGAGAATGGATAAATACTCGGCCCAAGCTCAATGCGCTTTGCAATATCCTGATTATCCCGATAGCTATAAAAAAATCGTAAGCCTAATTTAGGCAGTTCATTTTCCAGCTCAGCCTTCAATCTCAAAATTTCTTCAAAGTAATAACTGGCTATTTCTACCGAAGATTCACCTACTTTATGCGCTGCTTCGGGCATAGGGTAAGTTGCCTTTTCTACAACCAGGATGCTGATATTATTGATTTTTCGCCTAAGCTGAATTGCCAATGTTAATCCAGACAATCCACCGCCCATAATAAGGACATCATACGCTTTAAGCATTATTGTTCTCCGATACGAAGGTATCTCTGATATACGTGATTGGGAAAGCGGGCCTTAGACTGACTTTATCGCTATTAAAAAATATCTAAGCTTAGTTTAGATCGTACTAAATACGTATTAGTATAATCAGTTTGCTCAAAGTATTATATCAATCCAGCCTGATTTTATGCACTACTAACAATAAGAAGTACACAAATCCCATAATTCATTTTGCTTACTCAAACCTAAAACTTTCTGAGCAGTTTGGACACCCGAATAACTTACCCCATATACCCCACCACCCGGTGTCGTCCAATGCCCTACAAAGTATAGCCCGTCTACCGGCGCTTTATTCGCAATTTGATTTACGCCTACCTGCTTTGGCGTCGCAGCCCAACCATATGCAGCGCCTTTATGATTCAGGGTATAGCGTTGCATGGTTGTTGGTGAGCCAGATTCCAGAAATAAAATATGTGTTTTTAAGCCGGGGATTTTTGACTCTGCAAAATCCAGCATTTTTTCCATATAGTCGGCTTTAGCTTGTTTCCAGTCCATAGTCTGGTCAAAATTGGCTAATGCAGTCAGCATCACCAGATGTTCTCCTGTCGGAGCAAGGCTATTATCAACCAGAGTAGGAACAGTTATACTTAACCAGGAAATCTTACCCTGCAGAGTATTATCATAATTAACTGCATGGTTTACTTCATCGTAATAAAAGGCCTCATGATGCGCTCCTGCCTGAACAAGATCCAGGTCAGTGGCAATATAGACAACAAAAATTGAACAGGACACTTCCATGCGCTGTAACCGAGACAGGTAACGTTTGGGGAAATGCTCTTCACCTACCAGCTGATATACAGTTTGTAACATATCAGCATTAGCAATCACAGTCTCGGCATGAATGACTTCTCCCGAAACTAACAGTACGCCTTGAACCTTATTATCACAAATATGTATTTTCTTTACTTTATTCTTGAAGTAAATCTCCCCTCCGGCCTGTTTTAATCCAGTTACCAGACTATCAGCGAACCCCTGAAACCCGCCTTTACAGTAGTAGGCGCCGTCTGAAACATAGCCCATCAGCATGCTTGCCCAATAAACAAACGATACTTTTTCAGGAGGTAAACCTAAATACGGCCACAGAGCCGCAAAAATACATTTTAGTTGAGGATCTTTGATGTAGTCTCCCCAGACATCGGCGAGAGTACAACGGCGATATTTAAATAATAAATCTAATTCAGCATACAGGTTATTGATACTTTCCGATGCCATAACATCATCACATTTGGCAACTTGCTCAGCCAACTGCAAACATAAGGATAATAACTCCGTCAAACCTTGCCGTTCATCAGGAAATAGGTCACCTAATTGTTGCGCAATGCCGGTAATAGACGAAGGCAGTTCAACTTCGATACCTGCTACCGAAACAAAAGCAAAGGGATTAACTGCAATAAACTCTAACTGCTCATACTGATCTATAGCCTGGAGTACTTTACGGATAATTTGCCCCCCGTCAAAGCCTTCCAGCCCACAACCACTAGTCAGATGTACGCCAGCATCAAATGAATATTTTTTACGCTTAAAGCCATGTACATAACCTCCAGAACGATCATGCTGCTCTAACAACAGAACTTTTTGTCCTGATTTTGCTAACAAAGCCGCTGCTGTTAAGCCACCTATGCCACTACCAATAACAACAACATCAACTTTTTTTTGCTGCATGTATTTCTAATACCCTAAGCATTTAATATTGACCGTATGGAGTTTATTGTATGTGTACGAAAATCGTAGTTAATGCACCAGGCCCCCTATTATTCAAAGAGGGCCTGCCACAAATTAAGCAGTATGCTTTTTTACCTGGTTAAAGCTTCTCGATATTTAAAGACCCAAGAGACCAACCTATATCATAGCCCTTACCCTTTCCAGATAATGTTCTAGTCTGCGAGCCTTTTGGAGCCCAGCGACCTTCAACAGATTTAATAAACCCTGCGTCACCATCCATCATAAAAGAGCTACCATAAATATCGCCTATATTTCTTACTCC
Protein-coding sequences here:
- a CDS encoding ISL3 family transposase; translation: MNPILLQIPLDLPDVQIEAFDTESKKGIIIKVQSTCKGTTCRQCHQPIDKFYGYGKEITLRHLPIFEQSVWIKIKPKRYQCPYCDQGPTTTQRCSWYDQKSPHTKAYEQWILRDLINSTITDISIKRGINEAAVEGIINRYIRQEVDWETIKSLPLLGLDEIALKKGHKDFVVIISGINEGGEKCILAVLPNRKKETVKIFLQSIPVEIKRTIQRACVDMYDGYSNAVYEELYGVEVVVDRFHVTKSYRACADNARIKEMKTLKKTLSSEDYAQLKGVMWLFRKSLWDLNEEQQIKLIQLFNYAPELKQIYIYREALTGIFNRPLSKSQAEAELNSWVEQVRNLKLDCFNSFIVTLQNWQHEITNYFLRRETSGFVEGLNNKIKVIKRRCYGIYDIGRLFQHIWLDVEGRRLFGYA
- a CDS encoding NAD(P)/FAD-dependent oxidoreductase, whose amino-acid sequence is MNNTQQNHYEALVIGGGPAGTTIASLLADKGHAICLLEKAHHPRFHIGESLLPMNLPILEKLGVLEQIDAIGMKKYAAEFNSLETSLARDTFYFAKAANKNHPFAYQVRRSEFDEILFRNCQKKGVTALEGMTVTDIDLDSSLKKIKATDAQGKLHEFTAGYLIDASGRDTVLAQQLNSKQKNPKHKMAAIYGHFRNVARRTGKDEGNISIYWFQHGWIWLIPLKDGLMSIGCVCWPAYLKTRQTSLDLFLHQTLECVPEIRLRMQGALLDGEAQATGNYSYQSSIMSGSGFLLIGDAYAFVDPVFSSGVYLAMQSASNGAELVDQLLKKSPQGKQLTTRFEDSVAEEINAFCWFIYRFNSPALHKLLMSSDEASQHPVKQKLKSAVISVLAGDAYNAQIKLPLLAFKLLYFINKLNQYKQNRAFTLFKKQQMGE
- a CDS encoding NAD(P)/FAD-dependent oxidoreductase; the protein is MLKAYDVLIMGGGLSGLTLAIQLRRKINNISILVVEKATYPMPEAAHKVGESSVEIASYYFEEILRLKAELENELPKLGLRFFYSYRDNQDIAKRIELGPSIYPFSKSYQIDRGRFENALIKRCLSLGIDFQDSCKIKDISVGKYNHQITLLQNGQESSVHSKWLIDASGRMGVLKRKLKLAKPAYHDVNASWFRINHVIKVDEWTSEQQWQDRVKEPRWLSTNHLLGKGYWVWIIPLSSGATSIGIVADPNIHPYAEFNTFERAIVWLEKHEPQFAAIIDQHLDQLQDFLTLKHYSYNCKKMFSADGWAITGDAGVFLDPFYSPGSDFIAMNNSFITELIVKQYAGEDITLATETYEKLFRIMFIAFGPVYADQYPIMGNARVMTIKVIWDFTLYWSGIALLFFSNKLTDLEFMQSASITLQQIYQLNSQMQGLFRHWAETDLSTQDMSDIFLNYSRIEFIQQLNKDLHKQQSDAELQQQLNKNMAFIKQLANEITTEATRSFPELKKHAPEMQEVSTKHLQDIFAAFGE
- a CDS encoding phytoene desaturase family protein, translating into MQQKKVDVVVIGSGIGGLTAAALLAKSGQKVLLLEQHDRSGGYVHGFKRKKYSFDAGVHLTSGCGLEGFDGGQIIRKVLQAIDQYEQLEFIAVNPFAFVSVAGIEVELPSSITGIAQQLGDLFPDERQGLTELLSLCLQLAEQVAKCDDVMASESINNLYAELDLLFKYRRCTLADVWGDYIKDPQLKCIFAALWPYLGLPPEKVSFVYWASMLMGYVSDGAYYCKGGFQGFADSLVTGLKQAGGEIYFKNKVKKIHICDNKVQGVLLVSGEVIHAETVIANADMLQTVYQLVGEEHFPKRYLSRLQRMEVSCSIFVVYIATDLDLVQAGAHHEAFYYDEVNHAVNYDNTLQGKISWLSITVPTLVDNSLAPTGEHLVMLTALANFDQTMDWKQAKADYMEKMLDFAESKIPGLKTHILFLESGSPTTMQRYTLNHKGAAYGWAATPKQVGVNQIANKAPVDGLYFVGHWTTPGGGVYGVSYSGVQTAQKVLGLSKQNELWDLCTSYC